The following coding sequences lie in one Tichowtungia aerotolerans genomic window:
- a CDS encoding sulfatase, protein MLKKTVLAVGAAGAVCASGKPNVVLIVCDDLNDYITGIPGDKGHPQSITPNVEKLAQSGVAFRRAYSNNPVCAPSRSSFLTGIYPHTSGNFFWNKWFTNPVLKNSHSLMDYFRKNGYYTAGSGKLMHHGKPDEWNEFKHKADYGPSVFDGEKRIAHPCVPDPFRQIGGVDGSWGMLEDIPFADDDNPQSGWIYSDWSKVTPFRSGIDPTPDERNAAWAAARIKQFADEKNDQPFFLGVGFIRPHTPLHVSKKYYDMFPLDDIELPVIKDGDAADTHYQKLFDPSQKGLRYYRMLLESFDGDKALAIKTFARAYLACVAAVDECIGQVVDAVDNSPFKDNTIIVLTADHGWQMGQKDYLFKNSPWEESCRIPFVVRAPGVTNPGGVAEHPISLIDLYPTLADLCGLSGDTRKNDQGAILDGHSVRPFLEDPQSREWAGPDGALSMIYVGDSKKTFTPEEKNDLANQHWSWRTERWRYIRYNDGTEELYDHQKDPREWTNLADLPEYKTIKEQLNQDMSEVIGPMQQFAADKPKANVSVRTQAKREAKKPKWDWFTALDQNKDNEVTEAEWLAWAKQSQKKKGESYNEENHRTYFKKRDANGDGIMTREELEASKQ, encoded by the coding sequence ATGCTGAAAAAAACAGTGTTGGCCGTTGGCGCAGCTGGTGCAGTCTGTGCATCAGGCAAACCAAACGTTGTGCTGATCGTTTGCGATGATCTGAATGATTACATCACCGGAATTCCCGGAGACAAAGGCCATCCGCAGTCCATCACGCCGAATGTTGAAAAGCTGGCTCAATCCGGGGTTGCCTTCCGGCGGGCCTACAGCAACAATCCCGTTTGTGCGCCGTCGCGATCCAGTTTTTTGACGGGGATCTATCCGCATACCTCTGGCAACTTTTTCTGGAACAAATGGTTCACCAATCCGGTGCTGAAAAACTCACACAGTCTGATGGATTACTTTCGCAAGAATGGCTACTACACGGCCGGTTCCGGAAAGCTGATGCATCATGGTAAACCCGATGAGTGGAATGAGTTTAAGCATAAAGCAGACTACGGGCCGTCCGTTTTTGATGGCGAAAAACGGATTGCTCATCCGTGTGTGCCGGATCCGTTTCGACAGATCGGCGGCGTAGACGGATCGTGGGGGATGCTGGAGGATATTCCGTTTGCAGACGACGATAATCCGCAGAGCGGCTGGATTTATAGCGACTGGAGCAAAGTGACACCGTTCCGTTCGGGCATTGATCCGACGCCGGATGAGCGCAACGCCGCCTGGGCCGCTGCACGGATCAAACAGTTTGCCGATGAGAAAAACGATCAGCCGTTTTTCCTCGGCGTGGGCTTTATCCGTCCGCATACCCCGCTGCACGTGTCGAAAAAATATTACGACATGTTTCCGCTGGATGACATTGAGCTTCCGGTGATCAAGGATGGGGATGCCGCCGATACGCATTATCAGAAGCTTTTTGATCCGAGCCAGAAAGGCTTGCGCTATTACCGTATGCTGCTTGAATCTTTCGACGGGGATAAGGCACTGGCCATTAAAACATTTGCCCGGGCATACCTTGCCTGTGTAGCTGCCGTCGACGAATGTATCGGGCAGGTTGTGGACGCGGTTGATAACAGTCCGTTTAAAGACAATACCATCATTGTGCTGACTGCGGATCACGGCTGGCAGATGGGACAGAAAGATTATCTGTTTAAAAACTCCCCCTGGGAGGAAAGCTGCCGCATTCCGTTTGTGGTGCGCGCACCGGGCGTAACGAATCCCGGTGGCGTAGCCGAACATCCGATTTCGCTGATTGATCTTTATCCGACGCTGGCGGACCTGTGCGGCCTTTCCGGAGACACCCGCAAAAATGATCAGGGGGCGATATTGGACGGACACAGTGTGCGCCCGTTCCTTGAAGATCCGCAAAGCCGTGAATGGGCCGGACCTGACGGCGCTCTTTCCATGATCTACGTCGGTGATTCAAAAAAAACCTTCACGCCGGAAGAAAAAAACGATCTGGCCAACCAGCACTGGAGCTGGCGCACCGAGCGCTGGCGCTACATCCGCTACAACGACGGGACCGAAGAACTCTATGATCATCAGAAAGATCCGCGCGAGTGGACCAATTTGGCGGACCTGCCGGAATACAAAACCATCAAGGAACAGCTGAATCAGGATATGTCTGAAGTGATCGGCCCGATGCAGCAGTTCGCTGCCGACAAGCCGAAGGCTAATGTTTCTGTGCGCACACAAGCCAAGCGCGAAGCTAAGAAACCGAAATGGGACTGGTTCACCGCGCTTGATCAAAACAAGGACAATGAGGTGACGGAAGCCGAGTGGCTGGCGTGGGCGAAACAGTCGCAGAAGAAAAAGGGAGAGTCGTACAACGAAGAAAATCACCGAACCTATTTTAAAAA